A region of the Cytobacillus luteolus genome:
CTGATAAGTTGAGAGCATGAGTTCTATCCGCTCAAAGGTAGGATTAATGTACGTCTCAGGGAGGTAATGCGCAACAGATTTCTCTTTAATTAATAGCTGATGAATCTCCCATTTATTGAAGAAGCCAGGATTAAACCATGGAATTAAGTATTCTTCATGAAGCCTTTGCTTCACCTTTTTGAGTGCTCGATGGTTTTCAGTTCGTCTGTTGGGTAGTCTGTCATAGACAACATTCGGAAATGGCACTTCAACTTTTTCCCACCCATTCTTACGATAAAAATAGCCGGTAATTGTTCCTTGGTCCCAATTGATTTGATGGGCGCCAAACACAAACGTAAACACACCAACCGATTTTTCAACTGCAAGAAGCTTTGCAAAAAAGAGCGAGCGCTCACCAATCGGACGCAATCCAGAGTCGGTGAAACCAGCAGTAAAAATTCCAATAAGAGGACCTAAGAAAACTGTGTCTTCGTGAAAAATTATATGTGTTGGGCCTTCATTTGGAATGAGTAATGCATTATATAAATCCTCACTTACTAACACTTCATCTGTTGAACTCGTTTGGATTTCACAGTCAAGGGATAATGTACCAAAAGCTACCTTTGTTAGGCTTTGTGAGGTAGTTAAAGATTTGGGAAGAAACAGGGTGTTTTTACCCTTCTCTGACTTTATAAGTGGATAGGCTTTATTCATCTAATCAACTCCTTTTACTAGGGACTGCTTTTCAAGATATGCACTATATTGAAGTGGTGCTTTGTAAAGCTCATCAGCTTTACCTTCCTTAGAATGCAGAATGACCTTACGACCAGGTTTAGAATTTATATCTAAAATCCAAACACCACCATCTATGCCAAAACCGATATCAATTCCCAATTCAAATAAATTTAGAAATTCCCTTTCAAGTAGTTTAGGGACTTTATTAATAATTGTTGTTATACCATCCGTAAGAAGCGCTTGTTGCTGAACAGGCAAAGCATTTACCCAGTCATCGTATTTTAGAACCTCTGCCCCAGCATTAATATTAGATATGAGGTGATCCTTTAAGCCTCTTCGAATACCACGACCTTGTTCAATCCACTCTCCATTTTCGTTCTTTTGAAGAAGGATTCTTATATCAAAGGGGTGATTATCTACGTCTTGGAGAGGCAGCAATTGCTGACACATATAGTCACGTGAGGAAAGCAATTGATCCAGCCACTTGCTAAATTCACTTTTTGAAAGAAAGCTTTTAGTAATGAGTTTTTGATTTTTATGGGTCAAGGCTTCAACTTTTCCTTTTGTAACCATCAAGCCAATAATCCCTTTTCCTTGCGAACCATTTTTCGGTTTGAGGAGGAGTTTTTTATCTTTAATTAATTTATTTATAATTTTTGGCACAGAACTAGCTTTAATAGTTTTAGGTGTGTAAGCAGCTAACTCTTCGTCAGATCTTAGTACATTGTAAATTTCCCATTTATTTGGTAAACCCAACCCTATAAAGGTTGAATATGGACGATTTTTTAGCCAATTCATGATTGGTTGACTTCTTATCGAAAGAGGATCATCTCCGTAAAAGCAGCGATCATAAAGATACATCGGAATATCAAACACCGCTGTTTCCCAAACACCCGATTCATGGTTAAACTTTTCACCATGCACCTTCTCAGTAGCAGGGTCAATTGCTGTGGGGATAAACCGATAGACAATCGTATTTGAATCTGAATGTCTAGCGATTTCAGTTATATAGGTGTTTTCCTGGTTAGGATGGATCGTTATGAATCCAAAAGTTATCAATAGGGATCACTCCTTATGAGGGTAATTGGCTAAAAATAGGCAATGCTGAATAATTGCTTTTGCAGAAGGTCGTACTTTGCTTGAAAGATGATCTGGATCTTGATCTTTCGATGGTTTTGTATTGACTTCAATAACCCAAGGTTTCCCCTCCATATCAAGCGCGAGGTCAATTCCAAGTTCACCATAGATGCCTTGACAGGATAAGGAAATACTTTCAGCGACTTCAAGTGCTAATTCCATCATCAGCTTTTTAATGTGAACAGCGCGCTTTGAATCAAACGTTGTTGAAAGAATAGTGTTGAGCTTCATCAACTCTCCACCTCTAGCCAAGTTTGATACAAACTGTTCTTTGGATGACACCCTTGCAATAGCTGATGTGATTTTCCACTTATTCTCATTTGTTTTATGACAGAGAATTCGGAAGTCAAGTGGTCGATCATTGTACTGGAGGAGAGGAAGCCCTTGCTGTGCAATAAAAGCTTGTTGATTGAGACGTGACCGCAGTGATTGAAATAGGGAACGAATAGAATCATATTTTTGCTCGATTTCTCCTGAGAAGGATGTATAGTCAAGGAGATAATCAGATTCATGTTTTGTAATACGAAAGATTTTTCTTCCTTGACTCCCATGAATAGGTTTAAGAAAGATACATTCGTGAGTAACTAGCATTTCTTCTAAAATATTCATAGATAAAAGAATCTTTGTATCTGGAATAAAAGGTGTTAAATGCTCTTGAGTTATTAGGTATTCATGTACCTCCCATTTATTTAGAAAGTGATCATTGAAGTAGGGAATATTCATATTAGAAAGTTGGTCGGTGAATGTCTTAAAGGCTTCGGATTGTTCCCTTTTCCGTGAATGGATTCTGTTATGAATCACTTGTGGGTGAGGTACCTTAGACTTTATCCATTTTTTATTTTGAAAGATATATCCTTGCATAGAGTCCTTATTCCAGTCTTTGAAGGAAAAAACAAAAAAGAAAATACCATTTACAGTACAATATCTAGCCAATTCCTCGCAGAAGTCAGTGATAGAGCCCATTGATACAGATTCACTTTTATCTGAAATCTCGGTAAGCACACTAACAATCGGTCCTAACGTAAAATGGTTTTGTCTTTTCTCTTGCGTAATGGAAAGAAAGAATGGTAGTTCATTAGGTAAGTGTAAGGAATGTAAGAGTTCCTTAGTGCAATACATAATTAAATCTCTCTCTTTAATAGATACGAGTTGAACTTGACAACTATACCTACTACAGTTCAGATGTATTGTTTGATTAGGCTTTAGACCTAGCGATTCGATAAGCTTTTCACTTGCTTTTATTTCATAAGGTCGTAGGATGTTATCCTCAGTAAGAGGCCTTATTTCTAGCTGAATAGGATTCATCATTTGAAAACCTCATTTGCTGACTTGTAAAACAAGCTTTATAATTTAGTTGGATGGGATAATAAATCTTAACTATTTAGTTCTGCTGCAGGCACTCGCTTTCCGCGGGCGGTCTGTGAGCCTCCTCGGCGCTATGCGCCTGTGGGGTCTCACTTTGACGCGCTTCTCCTGCAGGAGTCTCGTGCCTTCCGCAGAAATAAACTAAGTATTAAATCAACCCTAACTTTTTACATGGTCTAAAAATAGGCGAATGCTGATAGGGTATCGTATGATATTGTTAGAGAAACTGTGAGTGAAAATATATTGTTTTGGATGGTGTGGAGGAATGAATGGATTTGTAATTGTGTTGTTTATGGCAGTGATTGGGGCAGCAATTGGGGGAGTGACGAACTCGTTAGCTATTAAAATGCTGTTTCGCCCGTATAAAGCAATTTATATTGGTG
Encoded here:
- a CDS encoding YheC/YheD family protein, with amino-acid sequence MNKAYPLIKSEKGKNTLFLPKSLTTSQSLTKVAFGTLSLDCEIQTSSTDEVLVSEDLYNALLIPNEGPTHIIFHEDTVFLGPLIGIFTAGFTDSGLRPIGERSLFFAKLLAVEKSVGVFTFVFGAHQINWDQGTITGYFYRKNGWEKVEVPFPNVVYDRLPNRRTENHRALKKVKQRLHEEYLIPWFNPGFFNKWEIHQLLIKEKSVAHYLPETYINPTFERIELMLSTYQHVYLKPANGSLGLGVYQIIYSKEEGAYYCRYNDDKNANRLQKFSSLESCINYLFRNKKLKDYIVQQGISLQRSDHKTIDFRVHTNKDANGKWKVSVIAGKIAGRGSVTTHLNNGGVVKTVDEIFPDKKECFKAIESLNQAALRLSHAIDFHIKGSIGEIGFDLGIDKDNKIWLFEANSKPGRSIFSHPKLRENDLHSRQLSLLYALFLTEKTIKQPEEILQL
- a CDS encoding YheC/YheD family protein, producing MITFGFITIHPNQENTYITEIARHSDSNTIVYRFIPTAIDPATEKVHGEKFNHESGVWETAVFDIPMYLYDRCFYGDDPLSIRSQPIMNWLKNRPYSTFIGLGLPNKWEIYNVLRSDEELAAYTPKTIKASSVPKIINKLIKDKKLLLKPKNGSQGKGIIGLMVTKGKVEALTHKNQKLITKSFLSKSEFSKWLDQLLSSRDYMCQQLLPLQDVDNHPFDIRILLQKNENGEWIEQGRGIRRGLKDHLISNINAGAEVLKYDDWVNALPVQQQALLTDGITTIINKVPKLLEREFLNLFELGIDIGFGIDGGVWILDINSKPGRKVILHSKEGKADELYKAPLQYSAYLEKQSLVKGVD
- a CDS encoding YheC/YheD family protein encodes the protein MMNPIQLEIRPLTEDNILRPYEIKASEKLIESLGLKPNQTIHLNCSRYSCQVQLVSIKERDLIMYCTKELLHSLHLPNELPFFLSITQEKRQNHFTLGPIVSVLTEISDKSESVSMGSITDFCEELARYCTVNGIFFFVFSFKDWNKDSMQGYIFQNKKWIKSKVPHPQVIHNRIHSRKREQSEAFKTFTDQLSNMNIPYFNDHFLNKWEVHEYLITQEHLTPFIPDTKILLSMNILEEMLVTHECIFLKPIHGSQGRKIFRITKHESDYLLDYTSFSGEIEQKYDSIRSLFQSLRSRLNQQAFIAQQGLPLLQYNDRPLDFRILCHKTNENKWKITSAIARVSSKEQFVSNLARGGELMKLNTILSTTFDSKRAVHIKKLMMELALEVAESISLSCQGIYGELGIDLALDMEGKPWVIEVNTKPSKDQDPDHLSSKVRPSAKAIIQHCLFLANYPHKE